A window of Argopecten irradians isolate NY chromosome 1, Ai_NY, whole genome shotgun sequence contains these coding sequences:
- the LOC138308481 gene encoding uncharacterized protein PFD1115c-like — protein sequence MVPSHITMVTSHITMVTSHITVVTSHITWVTSHIAMVTSHNTMVTSHITMVTSNITVVTSHIIMVTSHNTMVASHITLVTSHITMVTSHITVVTSYIIMVTPHITLVTSPLLHNTSSCTHHNVVTSHITMVTSYITMVTSLITVVILHITMVTSQHHGYITHHYGNINAW from the exons ATGGTACCATCAcacatcaccatggtaacatcacacatcaccatggtaacatcGCACATCACAGTGGTAACATCGCACATCACATGGGTAACATCACacattgccatggtaacatcacacaacaccaTGGTAACATCAcacatcaccatggtaacatcaAACATCACAGTGGTAACATCACACATCATTATggtaacatcacacaacaccaTGGTAGCATCACACATCACCTTGGTAACATCAcacatcaccatggtaacatcGCACATCACAGTggtaacatcatacatcatcatGGTAACACCACACATCACCTTGGTAACTTCACCATTGTTACACAACACATCATCTTG CACACATCACAATG TGGTAACATCAcacattaccatggtaacatcatacatcaccatggtaacatcaCTAATCACAGTGGTAATATTACACATCACTATGGTAACATCACAACACCATGGTTACATCACACATCACTATGGTAACATCAATGCATGGTAA